The following coding sequences lie in one Yamadazyma tenuis chromosome 3, complete sequence genomic window:
- the REH1 gene encoding zinc finger protein reh1 (COG:S; EggNog:ENOG503NY4Z) → MSTDITSFVPQMATPSTVSFICNTCGIKFIAADMQRKHMKTEWHRYNLKRRVAQLPPISSDVFAHKILQQQRLAEIRGEVDEFGFSVKPKKVGGKSKTMSEIIRGRVLSTQSNTLNRESSPATSVVSEFSQFSLGDGVSVHEESESNIDTASEFNLTDHSNSDWEFDSTTEEEATESEAESLDDGLTEVMPVSFCFYCGLNNNEVETNVEHMYRKHGLYLPERPFLQDLDGLLTFLSEVIVLDKECLVCGFVGKNLESIRQHMICKGHCKLPYESDAEKNVVAEFYGFEAETAKRVADGEQNDQVIIHTSEHFVAKKLSKTLPSGLEVGHRSMFKYSHPPASLVRNSRESQRSIALVDRRYAPGLSAKILSRQERQVKRLEQRTKNLETRRSSSKQSNVIMHFRDELLQ, encoded by the coding sequence ATGTCTACGGATATAACTAGTTTTGTACCCCAAATGGCGACACCTCTGACGGTGTCGTTTATCTGTAATACATGTGGGATCAAGTTTATTGCCGCTGACATGCAAAGGAAGCACATGAAAACCGAATGGCACCGGTATAATTTGAAGCGAAGAGTGGCACAACTCCCGCCCATCTCATCAGATGTATTTGCACACAAGATCTTGCAACAGCAGCGGTTGGCTGAGATAAGGGGCGAGgttgatgagtttggaTTTTCTGTTAAGCCCAAGAAAGTTGGCGGAAAATCCAAAACTATGTCAGAAATTATAAGAGGTAGAGTTTTGAGTACTCAAAGCAATACTCTCAACAGAGAATCCAGTCCTGCTACGTCTGTGGTTAGTGAATTTTCCCAATTTTCTCTTGGAGACGGCGTGAGTGTGCACGAAGAATCTGAATCTAATATAGACACAGCATCTGAGTTCAATTTGACAGACCACTCCAATAGTGATTGGGAATTTGATTCCAcaactgaagaagaggctACCGAATCGGAAGCGGAATCACTTGATGATGGGCTCACGGAGGTGATGCCTGTGAGCTTCTGCTTTTACTGTGGACTCAATAATAACGAAGTAGAAACCAATGTGGAGCATATGTATAGAAAGCATGGGTTATACCTCCCAGAAAGGCCATTCTTACAAGACTTGGATGGGCTACTTACATTTCTCAGTGAAGTAATTGTGCTCGATAAAGAGTGCTTGGTATGTGGGTTTGTTGGtaagaacttggaaagtATCAGACAACATATGATTTGCAAGGGCCATTGTAAGCTTCCTTATGAGTCGGATGCAGAAAAGAATGTGGTTGCTGAGTTCTACGGCTTTGAAGCTGAGACTGCAAAGAGAGTTGCAGATGGTGAACAAAATGACCAAGTGATTATACACACATCCGAGCATTTTGTTGCAAAGAAACTTTCAAAGACATTACCTTCAGGTCTTGAAGTGGGACATCGAAGTATGTTCAAATACTCGCATCCACCAGCGTCGTTGGTTCGTAATTCGAGAGAATCTCAAAGATCTATTGCCCTTGTGGACCGTCGTTATGCTCCAGGGCTTAGTGCCAAGATACTCAGCAGACAAGAACGGCAGGTTAAACGGTTGGAACAAAGAACAAAGAATCTCGAGACCAGAAGACTGAGCAGCAAGCAGAGCAATGTTATAATGCATTTTAGAGACGAGCTTTTGCAATAG
- the TSR1 gene encoding ribosome biogenesis protein tsr1 (BUSCO:EOG092615SM; EggNog:ENOG503NVCU; COG:S) translates to MVQGGHSHRATVKKDHKPFKAKHATKGHLKNITKGKVEKSSGSGKQIKSMSKIERKNQIKQLKENKILETKLTRKVFEGFQGAEKVVTIIPLTNDISAAQIASSLVNIVKDPNEIEYEFKLPSVTNIRVQRFRSNLKIIVPDSNDLLSILDAAKVSDFVLFGISATQEVETTYGEQILRAVTAQGIASVFGVVPNLVSAFPKKNLQNDIRQSLSSYFKHFFPTEEKLYALESESDCLTCIRTICQKFPKSVKWRDARGYMVTDNVYAEDGNLVVLEGTVRGVGFNCNNLIHIPGKGDFQIDHIEKVSREMGDYILPDENQESLEELNPEEVQMEDDWDGFEDEGNNLDYGVRMDGKEYFDDGSRDLQRRKFKVPQGTSEYQSKWLLDDVLEGVSDVESVDEDEFPGFEDNHLEDDDEMEADEDDMNGTTENGESEMFVDLSPEEEQRQLAEFRANAKEDQEFPDEIELHPNESAKDVLNKYRGLKSLANCDWDYDEYDDEAPKEWSRLLRISNYKSTKNKVHKEAIKNAQVTIGNKVKIYIKAPADIIQDCTTKPYIVYGLLEHEHKLAVVNFFYENWEDFEESIPSKETIIAQYGPRRQVIKPIFNQASNSPNNVHKLERFHHPGNASIATCIAPVLFYNAPTIFFRQAEDGSLQIIGQGTFLNCDHTRVVAERAILTGHPLKIHKNVVTVRYMFFNPEDINWFKAVPIYTTSGRTGFIRESLGTHGYLKASFEGKLSAQDVVAMNLYKRTWPEFSTQFNQ, encoded by the coding sequence ATGGTTCAAGGAGGTCACTCACATAGAGCTACAGTCAAAAAGGACCACAAGCCCTTCAAGGCCAAGCATGCTACCAAGGGtcatttgaagaatatcacCAAGGGTAAAGTGGAAAAGTCTAGTGGGTCTGGTAAGCAGATCAAGCTGATGTCtaaaattgaaagaaagaatcaaATCAAGCAGTTAAAGGAGAATAAAATCTTAGAAACCAAATTGACTCGTAAGGTGTTTGAAGGTTTCCAAGGAGCTGAAAAGGTGGTAACAATAATTCCCTTGACTAACGATATATCTGCTGCTCAAATTGCATCGAGTCTCGTGAATATAGTTAAAGACCCAAATGAAATTGAATACGAATTTAAACTCCCTTCTGTCACAAACATCAGAGTACAAAGATTCAGATCtaatttgaagatcatAGTGCCAGATTCCAATGATTTGTTATCTATTTTGGATGCGGCTAAAGTGTCTGACTTTGTTCTTTTCGGAATCTCTGCCacacaagaagttgaaactACTTACGGAGAACAGATCCTAAGAGCTGTAACTGCCCAAGGTATTGCTTCTGTATTTGGAGTTGTTCCAAACTTGGTGAGTGCTTtccccaagaagaacttaCAAAATGATATCAGACAATCTTTATCGTCATATTTCAAGCATTTCTTTCCAACCGAAGAGAAGCTTTATGCCTTGGAATCCGAATCAGACTGTTTGACTTGTATTCGTACCATTTGTCAGAAATTTCCTAAGTCAGTGAAATGGAGAGATGCTAGAGGGTATATGGTGACCGATAACGTTTATGCGGAAGACggcaacttggtggtgctTGAAGGAACCGTTCGTGGTGTTGGTTTTAACTGCAACAACTTAATTCATATACCTGGAAAGGGAGATTTCCAAATTGACCATATTGAAAAGGTTTCTAGAGAAATGGGAGATTACATATTACCTGACGAAAACCAGGAATCTTTGGAGGAGTTGAATCCAGAAGAAGTGCAAATGGAAGATGACTGGGACGGGTTTGAAGACGAAGGAAATAACTTGGACTATGGAGTTCGTATGGATGGAAAGGAGTATTTCGACGACGGGTCCAGAGACttacaaagaagaaaattcaAGGTTCCTCAGGGTACTTCTGAATATCAAAGCAAGTGGTTGTTGGATGATGTGTTGGAAGGTGTCTCGGATGTAGAAagtgttgatgaagatgagttcccaggatttgaagataatCATTTggaggatgatgatgagatggaagctgatgaagacgatatGAATGGGACTACTGAAAATGGAGAGTCGGAGATGTTTGTAGACTTATCACCAGAGGAAGAACAGAGACAATTAGCAGAATTCAGAGCCaatgccaaagaagatcaagagtTTCCAGATGAGATCGAATTGCATCCAAATGAATCCGCTAAAGACGTATTGAATAAGTACAGAGGTCTTAAGTCTTTGGCTAACTGTGATTGGGACTACGACGAATATGACGACGAAGCTCCAAAGGAATGGTCCAGACTTTTGAGAATCTCCAACTAtaaatccaccaaaaacaaggTTCACAAAGAAGCCATCAAAAATGCCCAGGTTACTATCGGTAACAAGGTAAAGATTTATATCAAGGCCCCAGCTGATATCATTCAAGATTGTACCACCAAACCATACATTGTATATGGCTTGTTAGAACACGAACACAAATTAGCAGtggtgaacttcttctATGAAAACTGGGAAGATTTCGAGGAGTCAATTCCGTCAAAGGAAACCATCATTGCCCAATACGGACCTAGAAGACAAGTTATCAAGCCAATTTTCAACCAGGCCAGTAATAGTCCAAATAACGTCCACAAACTCGAACGGTTCCATCACCCAGGAAATGCTTCCATTGCCACCTGTATTGCTCCAGTTCTTTTCTATAACGCTCCAACCATTTTCTTCAGACAGGCAGAAGATGGATCCTTACAGATAATCGGCCAGGGAACCTTTTTGAATTGTGACCACACAAGAGTGGTGGCAGAAAGAGCCATCTTAACTGGTCACCCATTGAAGATACATAAGAATGTTGTTACTGTGCGGTATATGTTCTTCAACCCTGAAGATATTAACTGGTTTAAAGCCGTGCCTATTTATACCACTCTGGGAAGAACCGGGTTTATCAGAGAGAGTTTAGGTACTCATGGATACCTCAAGGCCAGTTTTGAGGGCAAATTGTCTGCTCAAGATGTAGTGGCAATGAACTTATACAAGAGAACGTGGCCAGAGTTTTCCACTCAATTTAATCAGTAA
- a CDS encoding uncharacterized protein (EggNog:ENOG503PVRR), whose translation MLRGDKIMSKHKSSTSKGPKTGFLKPSAEQLKKDGNLRTDVEIPEIETQPESWEDVKSSIRATIHPEVEAKKDNKFAQSLNENVVEIQQNKESNSGK comes from the exons ATGCTCCGTGGTGATAAGATTATGTCTAAACATAAGTCCAGCACTTCAAAGGGGCCCAAGA CTGGATTCCTTAAGCCAAGTGC TGAGCAGCTCAAGAAAGATGGAAATTTAAGGACTGACGTTGAAATTCCTGAAATCGAAACGCAACCAGAGTCTTGGGAAGATGTTAAATCAAGCATAAGGGCAACCATTCATCCCGAAGTCGAGGCTAAGAAGGATAATAAGTTTGCACAAAGTTTAAACGAAAATGTTGTGGAGATACAACAAAACAAAGAATCCAACTCTGGCAAGTAG